The Candidatus Binatia bacterium genomic sequence CACGCCCGCCGGAGACGGTACGCTCGTTGCGGACGGAGGGCTGCCGTGGAAGTACGCGACCGACGGCAGCATTGCGGTGGCGTCGCCGAAGAAAGAGACGCGCGTCTTCGACGGCCGCGAGTACGTGCTCGAGCACGGCATCGTTTGCGACTACGCGCTCGTGCGCGCCTCGATCGGCGATCGCGCCGGCAATCTGATCTTTCACAAGGCGACGCGAAACTTCAATCCGCTCTGCGCGATGGCGGGAAGACTGACGATCGCCGAAGTCGAGGAGCTCGTCGAACCCGGCGCGATAGATCCCGAGCAGGTGCATCTGCCCGGCGTCTTCGTGCAGCGCATCGTGCACGTCGGGCCGCAGGGCAAGCGCGTGGAGCGGGTGACGACGCGGCCTCGTCCTTCGACAGGCTCAGGATGACAAGAAGCAGGCTCAGGATGACAAAAGAGGGCTCAGGATGACAAGAAGATGGCGTTAACGAGGACGCAGTTGGCCGCGCGCGTCGCGCAGGAGCTGCGCGACGGACAGTACGTCAATCTCGGG encodes the following:
- a CDS encoding CoA transferase subunit A translates to MEKVYASCAEAVADIPSGASIAVGGFGLSGIPHNLIEALLEQGATDLVTVSNNCGVDGWGLGVLLDNKRIRRTTGSYVGENKEFERQYLHGELEVELVPQGTLAERLRAGGCGIPGFYTPAGDGTLVADGGLPWKYATDGSIAVASPKKETRVFDGREYVLEHGIVCDYALVRASIGDRAGNLIFHKATRNFNPLCAMAGRLTIAEVEELVEPGAIDPEQVHLPGVFVQRIVHVGPQGKRVERVTTRPRPSTGSG